The Priestia aryabhattai genome includes a window with the following:
- a CDS encoding undecaprenyl-diphosphatase, whose amino-acid sequence MLSAINSVDYTIFHAVNQYASHVKFVDSLMVFFADYAQYVLIVLLGLFLLINKNGSRVIAFQALCACATGVFINKVISLFAYRDRPFISHHVNQLIDHAANSSFPSDHATSALVITFTIWLHFKRSGRMWVVMGALIAFSRVWVGVHYPFDVLTGAILGCVLALFIHYVIFNTKLMRAITNLSIFRKSAYDEQSQYY is encoded by the coding sequence ATGTTATCAGCTATTAATTCAGTAGATTATACCATTTTCCACGCGGTGAATCAGTATGCCTCGCATGTGAAGTTTGTAGATTCGCTGATGGTATTCTTTGCAGATTATGCCCAGTATGTACTTATCGTTTTACTCGGCTTGTTTTTACTTATTAATAAAAACGGCAGCCGTGTTATAGCATTTCAAGCCTTATGTGCTTGTGCCACAGGAGTCTTTATCAATAAAGTGATTAGTTTATTTGCTTATCGAGATCGTCCGTTTATCTCTCACCACGTGAATCAGCTTATTGATCACGCCGCGAATTCTTCATTTCCAAGCGATCATGCTACATCTGCATTAGTTATCACTTTTACCATTTGGCTGCACTTCAAGCGTTCAGGGCGCATGTGGGTTGTAATGGGTGCACTCATTGCATTTTCACGCGTATGGGTAGGTGTTCACTATCCATTCGATGTATTAACAGGAGCCATTTTAGGCTGCGTGTTGGCGTTATTTATTCATTATGTTATTTTTAATACGAAACTGATGAGGGCTATTACCAACCTGTCTATTTTTCGAAAATCAGCTTATGACGAACAGTCTCAATATTATTAA
- a CDS encoding DoxX family protein, giving the protein MNKNVEIGSLIIRLVLGFTFLVHGLQKWQGGIENTVGFFDSLGIPGFMAYIVATIELVGGVLIILGLATRVVAALFVAIMLGAIFTAKLKSGFVGGFEFDIALIAMSAHLFLAGSQFLALDQVVFKKKETAFSLQEESSK; this is encoded by the coding sequence GTGAATAAAAACGTCGAAATTGGTTCACTTATTATTCGTTTAGTATTAGGTTTTACATTTTTAGTACACGGTCTTCAAAAATGGCAAGGCGGGATTGAAAATACAGTAGGGTTCTTTGATAGCCTAGGAATCCCTGGTTTCATGGCATACATTGTTGCAACGATTGAACTTGTAGGTGGGGTTCTTATTATTCTTGGTCTAGCAACAAGAGTCGTAGCTGCTTTATTTGTAGCGATTATGCTTGGCGCTATTTTCACAGCAAAGCTTAAAAGCGGATTTGTAGGCGGATTTGAGTTTGATATCGCCTTAATTGCAATGTCTGCTCACTTGTTTCTTGCAGGAAGCCAATTCCTTGCTCTTGATCAAGTGGTATTCAAAAAGAAAGAAACTGCCTTTTCTCTTCAAGAAGAAAGCAGTAAATAA
- a CDS encoding sensor histidine kinase, with protein MKSIKRRLTFHFSFQFIAVIVCVCCVLFCALMFLGYYLTKQDIKRDLPSGSLSVLTADITVEDGKATVSDDLAKQLKKEGLWYQVLNKHGKVIGEINSPKDLPHQYGISELLEMDKNKKFRGYNVVTELDTFLTTPTYYILGYKSDLKEQLYALYAKYNKESVPQKRDISLIKKALKEKDASLQILNDKGDILASIRMPKEKTRYDPLEIISRKIEQDKYDSMATVFHDSKKKISWVFYTPNNHQILTDESIIRKAWIISIIVAVSVLLATIAFSIWNAFRYGGPLLLFTSWLGRMGSGNYSEVLTEKERKRVFRKNGKVRFQYRLYSEVIKAFYEMAEQLSLAEKERKQLESTREEWMTGISHDLRTPLSTIHGYGHMLESGHYNWNEEELKEIGQTLRDKSEYMVELVEDFSLAFKLKNNVVVLETKRVDVHRLLQHIVLKFVNDRTIEDVHFSYMPVHLQPFIQADPRWFERMLDNLIFNAIKHNPENTTITISTAIKNDHVLITIQDDGIGMDEDTQKNLFDRYYRGTNTTEKTEGAGLGMSIAKAICELHKGHIEVRSTLHEGTAIILHLPLSADQQPD; from the coding sequence ATGAAATCAATTAAAAGAAGATTGACCTTTCATTTTTCATTTCAGTTTATTGCGGTTATTGTATGTGTTTGCTGCGTTCTTTTTTGCGCTTTAATGTTTTTAGGCTATTACCTTACAAAGCAAGATATAAAAAGAGACTTGCCCTCTGGATCACTTAGCGTGTTAACCGCGGACATAACAGTTGAAGATGGAAAAGCAACCGTTTCAGACGATTTAGCAAAACAACTTAAAAAGGAAGGACTATGGTATCAAGTACTGAACAAGCATGGAAAAGTAATTGGAGAAATTAACTCACCAAAAGACTTACCCCACCAATACGGCATTTCAGAATTATTAGAAATGGATAAAAATAAAAAATTTAGAGGCTATAATGTAGTAACAGAACTTGATACCTTTTTGACTACACCTACTTATTATATTTTGGGCTATAAAAGTGATTTAAAAGAACAGCTATATGCTTTGTATGCTAAATATAATAAAGAAAGTGTGCCTCAAAAAAGAGATATCTCTCTTATCAAAAAGGCATTAAAAGAAAAAGATGCTTCGCTTCAAATTTTAAATGATAAAGGTGATATCTTAGCTTCGATTAGAATGCCCAAAGAAAAAACACGTTACGACCCTTTAGAAATTATTTCCCGAAAAATTGAACAAGATAAATATGATTCAATGGCTACTGTATTCCATGACTCAAAGAAGAAAATTTCATGGGTTTTTTACACTCCTAACAATCACCAGATTCTAACTGATGAATCTATTATTCGAAAAGCCTGGATTATCTCAATCATCGTGGCTGTTTCTGTTCTTTTAGCCACCATCGCTTTCTCCATCTGGAACGCTTTTCGCTATGGCGGGCCCTTACTTCTCTTCACCAGCTGGCTCGGGCGAATGGGAAGCGGGAATTATTCAGAAGTGCTAACAGAAAAAGAGCGGAAACGCGTCTTTCGGAAGAATGGAAAAGTACGTTTTCAATATCGCTTGTACTCAGAAGTAATCAAAGCCTTTTATGAGATGGCGGAGCAGCTTAGTTTAGCTGAAAAAGAACGAAAGCAGCTAGAATCCACTCGTGAAGAATGGATGACGGGGATATCACATGATTTGCGGACACCTCTTTCGACGATTCATGGATATGGCCATATGCTTGAAAGCGGCCATTACAATTGGAACGAAGAAGAGTTAAAAGAAATTGGCCAAACGCTGCGTGATAAAAGTGAATACATGGTGGAGCTTGTAGAAGATTTTTCATTGGCCTTTAAGCTTAAAAATAATGTGGTTGTCTTAGAAACAAAAAGAGTGGACGTGCATCGATTACTTCAGCATATTGTTTTAAAATTCGTTAACGATAGAACCATTGAAGATGTTCATTTCTCTTATATGCCCGTTCATCTCCAACCTTTTATTCAAGCTGATCCACGCTGGTTTGAACGAATGCTTGATAATTTAATTTTTAATGCTATTAAGCATAACCCTGAGAACACCACTATTACAATTTCGACTGCAATAAAAAATGACCACGTCTTGATTACGATTCAAGATGATGGGATTGGAATGGATGAAGACACGCAGAAAAATTTATTTGACCGCTATTACCGCGGCACAAATACAACAGAAAAAACAGAGGGTGCTGGACTTGGCATGAGCATCGCAAAAGCTATTTGTGAACTTCATAAAGGCCATATCGAAGTAAGATCTACTCTTCACGAAGGCACTGCCATTATCTTGCACCTTCCTCTTTCAGCAGATCAACAGCCGGACTAA
- a CDS encoding M20 family metallopeptidase codes for MFGGGIDLSQVMVEQSVFSYLKEHEQEMLEDLVGFVKKESPSYSKELVDQCGMYLTQLFQKRLGVGHEVIEEKEVGNHLKFTIGEGEKQLLIIGHFDTVWEKGRLSLRTEGNKLYGPGILDMKGGIVQSIWAIKAIQELGLALDKKIVFFCNSDEEIGSISSKKYIEEEAQRSEAVLVAEPAVAGSGALKTSRKGAGIFTVKVWGRAAHAGNHHKEGINAIEELARQVIFLQGLTDYEKGTTVNVGTFTGGSGTNVVPEYAEAHVDLRVSTEEEAKRMTDIILNLTPILKGIKLEVTGGMNRPPMVKSKQTEELFECAQSIAAKLGMKLEEAAVGGGSDGNFTAAIGVPTLDGLGACGKGIHAEYEHIQIDTLSERSSLFANLLLQI; via the coding sequence TTGTTTGGAGGAGGAATTGATTTGAGTCAGGTAATGGTAGAACAAAGTGTATTTAGTTATTTAAAAGAACATGAACAAGAGATGCTTGAAGATTTAGTTGGATTTGTGAAAAAAGAATCACCATCCTATAGTAAAGAGTTAGTGGATCAGTGTGGAATGTATTTAACGCAGCTGTTTCAAAAGCGTCTAGGCGTAGGGCACGAAGTCATAGAAGAAAAAGAAGTAGGAAACCACTTGAAATTTACGATTGGAGAAGGAGAAAAGCAGCTTTTAATCATTGGTCACTTTGACACGGTATGGGAAAAGGGAAGGCTGAGCTTAAGAACAGAGGGAAACAAGCTGTACGGTCCGGGAATTTTAGACATGAAAGGTGGCATTGTGCAATCTATATGGGCGATTAAAGCGATTCAAGAGCTCGGCTTAGCGCTGGATAAAAAAATTGTGTTTTTCTGCAATTCAGATGAAGAGATTGGGTCGATTTCTTCTAAAAAATATATTGAAGAAGAAGCACAAAGAAGTGAAGCAGTGCTAGTAGCAGAACCTGCGGTCGCGGGTTCTGGCGCGTTAAAAACGTCGCGCAAAGGAGCGGGAATTTTCACCGTAAAAGTATGGGGACGAGCAGCACATGCGGGTAATCACCACAAAGAAGGAATCAATGCTATTGAAGAGCTGGCGCGCCAAGTGATTTTCCTTCAAGGTTTAACAGATTACGAAAAAGGTACAACGGTGAACGTTGGGACATTTACGGGAGGCAGCGGTACAAATGTAGTGCCGGAATATGCAGAAGCGCACGTGGATTTACGTGTTTCTACAGAAGAAGAAGCTAAACGCATGACGGATATTATTTTGAATTTAACCCCCATTTTAAAAGGGATTAAGCTAGAAGTAACGGGAGGCATGAACCGTCCTCCGATGGTCAAGTCTAAACAAACGGAAGAGTTATTTGAATGCGCTCAGTCAATCGCGGCCAAACTGGGAATGAAATTAGAAGAAGCAGCTGTTGGAGGCGGAAGCGATGGCAATTTTACAGCGGCCATTGGCGTTCCCACACTAGATGGATTGGGAGCATGCGGAAAAGGAATACATGCGGAATATGAACATATCCAAATTGATACGTTGTCCGAGCGTTCTTCTTTATTTGCGAATTTGTTGTTGCAAATATAA
- a CDS encoding HoxN/HupN/NixA family nickel/cobalt transporter has protein sequence MEGLSVFLLVFLLGIRHGLDADHLAFIDGQTRYNWRMGSRFAPWVGTLFSLGHGGIVAVTAGVLGVVMKNFTFPSYFDHFASWVSIISLFLIGTLNAYHLLRTKNKEEEFQLSGLKGKFMPKIAKGTTNPFLIILVGALFALAAETVSQTAVWSLAVGNTGKYTPLLLGLVFMFGMMLTDTIDSMIVHKMVNESSKFGQSASRLMGWVIVILAYGVSFYLAFTFFNPWAEVNFEMVGVILFIFLVSMFVFVSVKSKGKNIKINVN, from the coding sequence ATGGAAGGTTTATCAGTTTTTTTACTTGTCTTTTTATTAGGAATCAGACACGGATTGGATGCCGATCACTTGGCTTTTATCGACGGCCAGACCCGATATAATTGGCGAATGGGCAGCCGTTTTGCCCCGTGGGTCGGAACACTGTTTTCACTAGGTCACGGAGGAATTGTGGCCGTCACGGCTGGGGTGCTGGGCGTGGTGATGAAAAATTTTACGTTTCCATCGTATTTCGATCATTTTGCATCTTGGGTATCAATTATCTCGCTTTTTCTAATTGGGACATTAAACGCATATCATTTGCTTCGAACCAAAAATAAAGAGGAAGAGTTTCAGCTGAGCGGATTAAAAGGGAAGTTTATGCCGAAAATCGCAAAAGGAACAACTAATCCTTTCCTAATTATTCTTGTAGGAGCGTTGTTTGCTTTAGCAGCCGAAACGGTCAGTCAAACGGCCGTGTGGTCTCTAGCTGTAGGGAACACAGGCAAGTATACGCCGCTTTTATTAGGGCTAGTATTTATGTTTGGCATGATGCTGACAGATACAATCGATTCAATGATTGTACATAAAATGGTGAATGAATCGAGTAAATTTGGACAATCTGCTTCCCGCTTGATGGGCTGGGTTATTGTTATTCTCGCATATGGTGTGTCATTCTACTTAGCGTTCACTTTCTTTAATCCGTGGGCCGAAGTGAATTTTGAAATGGTTGGCGTTATTCTGTTTATTTTCTTAGTGTCTATGTTTGTTTTTGTGAGTGTGAAATCAAAAGGGAAAAATATCAAAATAAATGTCAATTAA
- a CDS encoding organic hydroperoxide resistance protein, whose amino-acid sequence MKALYETTVVNTGGRTGEVHSLDNIFNLDVATPPALGGEATTATNPEQLFAAGYSACFNSALEFMLKKHSVEIKSSEVKATVQLLPDKADQGVKIGVALEAHIEGLDLETAKKYVDLAHSYCPYSKAISGNVDVTVEVV is encoded by the coding sequence ATGAAAGCTTTATATGAAACAACAGTCGTTAACACAGGTGGAAGAACAGGAGAAGTTCATTCTTTAGATAACATCTTTAATTTGGATGTTGCAACACCTCCAGCGCTTGGTGGAGAAGCAACAACAGCAACAAACCCAGAGCAGCTATTTGCAGCTGGATACAGTGCTTGTTTCAACAGTGCGTTAGAATTTATGTTGAAAAAACACAGCGTAGAAATCAAAAGCAGTGAAGTAAAAGCTACGGTTCAGCTGCTTCCAGATAAAGCTGATCAAGGAGTAAAAATTGGAGTAGCGCTTGAAGCTCATATCGAAGGACTAGATTTAGAAACAGCGAAAAAATATGTAGACCTAGCTCACTCATACTGCCCGTATTCAAAAGCAATCAGCGGTAACGTAGACGTCACAGTAGAAGTAGTTTAA
- a CDS encoding type 1 glutamine amidotransferase domain-containing protein — protein sequence MRLENKRVIALVSADFEDLELWYPVMRLREEGAEVHLVGEKANETYMGKYGVPAVSDYSFKDVDPAEYDAILVPGGWAPDKLRRYPEVIEMVRHMDEQQKPIGQICHAGWVLISAKILDGRNVTSTPGIKDDMENAGAIWHDEAVVIDGHVISSRRPPDLPPYAKAFADVLAEQ from the coding sequence ATGCGTTTAGAAAATAAAAGGGTTATTGCGCTTGTTAGTGCAGACTTTGAAGATCTAGAACTATGGTATCCAGTGATGCGTCTTCGAGAAGAAGGAGCAGAAGTACATTTAGTTGGAGAAAAAGCAAATGAAACGTACATGGGGAAATACGGTGTTCCAGCCGTATCGGACTATTCATTTAAAGATGTAGATCCAGCTGAATATGACGCTATTTTAGTACCTGGAGGCTGGGCGCCAGATAAACTGCGCCGCTACCCTGAAGTGATTGAAATGGTTCGTCATATGGATGAACAGCAAAAGCCAATCGGCCAAATCTGTCATGCAGGATGGGTATTAATCTCTGCAAAAATCTTAGATGGCCGAAACGTAACAAGTACGCCAGGAATCAAAGATGATATGGAAAATGCCGGAGCCATTTGGCATGATGAAGCAGTCGTAATCGACGGACACGTCATCTCAAGCCGCCGTCCGCCAGACCTTCCTCCTTATGCAAAAGCATTTGCTGATGTACTAGCAGAGCAATAA
- a CDS encoding DUF418 domain-containing protein, whose protein sequence is MSNDFRRVKVIDSMRGFSLFGILLANMLIFQYGIYGKDMIHLFSLSPSDSAAYTFLKVAVEESFMPIFTFLFGYSMVKMKESLERRQLGVKRHFFRRFLLLLGFGILHGVFLWEGDILTFYGMMGVFLLLFFLNRKAKTLLVWASILLILTGAAGYGSLNDNMYLLSDKQTLTTYVKDTIHVYGSGTYEQIKDYRNNVDPMNMAGYKFAFAFLFTPFIMGALFLFGMYAGKKKWFYDVSANQKQYGHWAAALIPLSLLLKGTMYVWPDANWAGSTNMLGGSLLSLGYIAGFAWLYAKCEQSFLMKAFESVGRISLSNYLMQTVICTTIFYGYGLGYFGKLGMIAGIFVCIGIYGIQLIGSYMYVQKFKTGPVEKLLRMWTNFSWSGKPKEKKALPAEVNHPFVG, encoded by the coding sequence ATGAGTAATGATTTTAGGCGGGTTAAAGTAATTGATAGTATGAGAGGGTTTAGCTTGTTTGGTATTTTACTAGCGAATATGCTGATTTTTCAATATGGCATTTACGGAAAGGATATGATTCATCTTTTTTCGCTATCACCAAGTGATTCAGCAGCCTATACCTTTTTAAAAGTCGCGGTAGAAGAAAGCTTTATGCCCATTTTTACTTTTTTATTTGGCTATTCAATGGTAAAGATGAAAGAAAGCTTAGAAAGAAGGCAGCTAGGAGTAAAAAGGCATTTCTTTCGCCGCTTTCTTCTGCTTCTAGGGTTTGGCATACTGCATGGCGTGTTTTTATGGGAAGGAGATATTCTTACGTTTTACGGAATGATGGGGGTATTTTTATTACTTTTCTTTTTAAACCGTAAAGCCAAAACACTGTTGGTGTGGGCATCGATTTTGCTGATTCTTACAGGAGCAGCTGGGTACGGTTCATTAAACGATAACATGTATCTTCTTAGTGATAAACAAACGCTTACGACATATGTAAAAGATACGATTCATGTGTATGGAAGTGGAACTTATGAACAAATTAAAGATTACCGCAACAATGTTGACCCGATGAATATGGCGGGATATAAATTTGCTTTTGCCTTCTTGTTTACACCATTTATAATGGGCGCTTTGTTTTTATTTGGTATGTACGCAGGGAAGAAAAAGTGGTTTTACGATGTTTCAGCTAATCAAAAACAGTATGGCCACTGGGCGGCCGCACTGATTCCACTGAGCTTACTGTTAAAAGGAACTATGTACGTGTGGCCAGATGCTAATTGGGCTGGCTCTACAAATATGTTAGGGGGAAGTCTCCTATCTCTTGGTTATATTGCAGGATTTGCTTGGCTATATGCGAAATGTGAACAGTCATTTTTGATGAAGGCTTTTGAAAGCGTAGGAAGAATATCACTTAGCAATTATTTAATGCAAACGGTTATATGCACGACGATTTTTTATGGCTATGGATTAGGTTATTTCGGAAAGCTCGGCATGATTGCAGGAATTTTTGTCTGCATAGGTATTTACGGAATTCAGCTTATCGGCAGTTATATGTACGTGCAAAAATTTAAAACTGGACCGGTGGAAAAGCTACTGCGCATGTGGACAAATTTTTCTTGGAGTGGAAAGCCAAAAGAGAAAAAAGCTTTACCGGCAGAAGTGAATCATCCTTTTGTTGGGTGA
- a CDS encoding ABC transporter ATP-binding protein encodes MYAIETSKLTKKYGSKTVVNSINLQVPQGEIYGFLGRNGAGKSTFINMLTGVSFPSAGEFTLLGQSDIDLELQKKIGVLPDYANFYDEMTALNHLRYFVKINGHRFSNEHCSNILKKVGLEGHEHQKVGNFSFGMKKKLGIAQAIVTDPDIIFLDEPTSGVDVESALHIHELIRELKGQGKTIFMTSHNLNEVEKICTRVAIMKNGVILIEGTMEELRFQYQAKKTVIIKHDPYPNSHKEYIQQFFRTLSPEVEYHHTYTKVMLQKERNIPLIIRELIQCGIDIYQVHVEEPSLEEIFLQKNVVDHSQVS; translated from the coding sequence ATGTATGCCATTGAAACAAGTAAATTAACTAAAAAGTATGGATCTAAAACAGTTGTTAACAGTATTAATTTACAAGTCCCACAAGGAGAAATTTACGGGTTTTTAGGAAGAAACGGAGCAGGAAAGTCTACATTTATTAATATGCTTACCGGCGTTTCATTTCCTTCAGCAGGAGAATTTACGCTGCTGGGACAGAGTGATATTGATTTAGAGCTTCAGAAGAAAATAGGCGTTCTTCCTGACTATGCCAACTTTTACGATGAGATGACAGCGCTCAATCACCTGCGCTATTTTGTAAAGATAAACGGCCATCGCTTTTCCAATGAACACTGTAGTAATATACTGAAGAAAGTAGGCTTAGAAGGACATGAGCATCAGAAAGTTGGAAATTTTTCATTTGGAATGAAAAAGAAGTTAGGAATTGCTCAAGCAATTGTAACAGACCCAGATATTATCTTTTTAGATGAACCAACTTCTGGAGTAGATGTTGAATCTGCTCTTCACATTCATGAACTAATAAGAGAACTTAAAGGTCAAGGCAAGACGATTTTTATGACGTCTCATAATTTAAATGAAGTCGAGAAGATTTGTACACGTGTAGCGATTATGAAAAATGGCGTCATTTTAATAGAAGGTACAATGGAAGAGCTCCGCTTTCAATATCAAGCGAAAAAAACGGTGATTATCAAACATGATCCTTATCCAAACAGCCACAAAGAATATATTCAACAGTTTTTCCGTACGTTGAGTCCCGAAGTTGAATACCATCACACGTACACAAAAGTGATGCTTCAAAAAGAAAGAAATATCCCTCTTATTATTCGCGAATTGATTCAATGCGGCATCGACATTTATCAAGTTCACGTAGAAGAACCTTCTTTGGAAGAAATCTTTTTGCAAAAAAATGTTGTGGATCACTCACAAGTAAGTTGA
- a CDS encoding DUF4176 domain-containing protein, with protein sequence MNNLNKNTLVPIGSVVKLYNVRKLVMVYGRNQKQTSSEEIFDYVAVPYPEGNITDEYNVFFNRNMIETIEHVGMQSETELKMREKIESDIMTRVEEENSDEKN encoded by the coding sequence ATGAATAATTTAAATAAAAATACACTTGTACCTATTGGAAGTGTTGTGAAGTTATATAATGTGCGTAAGTTGGTAATGGTGTATGGAAGAAATCAAAAGCAGACTTCATCAGAAGAAATTTTTGACTATGTGGCAGTACCTTATCCTGAAGGTAACATTACAGATGAGTATAATGTGTTTTTTAATCGAAATATGATTGAAACTATTGAACATGTTGGAATGCAGTCTGAAACTGAATTAAAAATGAGAGAAAAAATCGAGAGCGATATTATGACTAGAGTAGAGGAAGAAAATAGTGATGAAAAAAATTAA
- a CDS encoding YwqI/YxiC family protein has product MGKEILMKYSEIDTALSQLQLSAQALDPSFPQDMKGLNVLDTMDRLSDINTKLEALLKSYQALLIKSEQMAGNSVELMKEADQKLSTVFTSILK; this is encoded by the coding sequence ATGGGAAAAGAAATTTTAATGAAGTACTCTGAAATTGATACTGCGCTTTCACAGCTTCAATTATCTGCTCAAGCTTTAGATCCCTCATTTCCTCAAGATATGAAGGGGCTTAATGTCCTAGACACAATGGATAGGTTAAGCGATATTAACACTAAATTAGAGGCGCTTCTTAAGTCTTATCAGGCCTTACTAATAAAGAGCGAACAAATGGCTGGAAATTCAGTAGAATTAATGAAGGAAGCTGATCAAAAGCTTTCAACTGTATTTACTTCTATCTTAAAATAA
- a CDS encoding response regulator transcription factor encodes MEGASILLVDDEIAIVKMLETVLKKEGFNQIYRAHTAQEALNVLNNQTIDIILLDVMLPDQSGFDICPKIRELSNAYILFITAKVSDLDVLTGFAMGGDDYVTKPFNPLEIAARIKARLRRKQTLTEKNPVKMESQPSNRYEFDRFILDESAGELIVDGQAVPCPAQVFLLLLHFCKNMNIVLSKSQLLEAVWGYNQFVDDNTVTVHIRRIRERIEDNPSNPKHLVTVRGLGYKLVNGKAL; translated from the coding sequence TTGGAAGGTGCGTCTATATTGCTAGTTGATGATGAAATTGCCATCGTCAAAATGCTGGAGACAGTATTAAAAAAAGAAGGATTCAACCAAATTTATAGAGCTCACACCGCTCAAGAAGCGCTAAATGTTTTAAACAATCAAACGATTGATATTATTTTATTGGACGTAATGCTTCCTGATCAAAGCGGGTTTGATATCTGTCCTAAAATTCGCGAGCTCTCAAACGCGTATATTTTATTCATTACAGCTAAAGTATCTGACTTAGATGTGCTAACGGGGTTTGCTATGGGCGGAGACGACTACGTAACCAAACCGTTTAATCCTTTAGAGATTGCGGCACGAATTAAAGCACGACTGCGCAGAAAGCAAACGCTGACCGAAAAAAACCCTGTAAAAATGGAATCACAGCCTTCTAATCGCTATGAGTTTGATCGTTTTATCTTAGATGAATCTGCTGGAGAACTCATTGTGGACGGTCAAGCGGTTCCTTGCCCCGCACAAGTGTTTTTGCTGCTTCTTCACTTTTGCAAAAATATGAATATTGTTCTTTCTAAATCACAGCTGCTTGAAGCGGTCTGGGGATATAACCAGTTTGTAGACGACAATACGGTAACCGTGCATATTCGAAGAATTCGAGAACGAATTGAAGATAATCCTAGCAACCCAAAACATTTAGTTACTGTACGAGGTCTTGGATATAAATTAGTGAACGGAAAAGCACTATGA
- a CDS encoding T7SS effector LXG polymorphic toxin: protein MAKVLDAHAFHEAILNTKKNIAVQQKMVSQIGNSVDGIIALESSFKGEGGEKIRQFYQECHKPFLMFYTI, encoded by the coding sequence ATGGCAAAAGTGTTAGATGCTCATGCTTTTCATGAAGCAATTTTAAATACAAAAAAAAATATAGCAGTTCAACAAAAGATGGTGAGCCAGATAGGGAATAGCGTTGATGGAATTATTGCTCTCGAATCTTCATTTAAAGGTGAGGGAGGAGAAAAAATTCGTCAATTCTATCAAGAATGTCACAAGCCTTTTCTTATGTTCTATACCATATAG
- a CDS encoding YwqH-like family protein yields the protein MLTFYNTTLSNEKENLKRLQSCRKSLEEYEKEFADKKRLVKHPASSPDSFKGNKATTFYTLRDHDIQEKYQNILTTQFTQIFEEIDTKIESIQSSIQATQQLIIKHEEALEKEKNNKEGAY from the coding sequence ATGTTAACATTCTATAACACAACGTTGAGTAATGAAAAAGAAAATTTAAAACGCCTACAAAGTTGTAGAAAAAGCTTAGAGGAATATGAAAAAGAATTTGCTGATAAAAAACGTTTAGTTAAGCATCCAGCTAGCTCACCAGACAGTTTTAAAGGCAATAAAGCAACTACTTTTTATACTTTAAGAGATCACGATATACAAGAAAAGTACCAAAATATACTTACAACTCAATTTACCCAAATTTTTGAGGAAATTGATACAAAGATAGAGTCTATTCAAAGCTCCATTCAAGCAACTCAGCAGCTAATTATAAAACATGAAGAAGCTCTTGAAAAAGAAAAAAATAATAAGGAAGGAGCCTATTGA
- a CDS encoding ABC transporter permease, producing the protein MWAISVKEFQSLFKSIKSIIVILVVCGASYGIAYVVSQFGGQLTSAQIQDGANGGILLMLLGFGPLFISSLSHNVINQEIKARTARFLVTKTSRERIVLGKFLGGVLFLACLYLYFISTDCVYFASFFFFYIFRVSTIHCVYDFICINAFSFDAKSNSYHVFIAYFIACFTGTE; encoded by the coding sequence ATGTGGGCCATTAGTGTAAAAGAGTTTCAAAGCTTATTTAAAAGTATTAAATCAATTATTGTTATTTTAGTAGTATGCGGTGCTTCCTATGGAATAGCTTATGTAGTTAGTCAATTTGGAGGTCAATTGACAAGTGCACAGATTCAAGATGGAGCCAATGGGGGAATTTTGCTAATGCTTCTCGGGTTTGGACCTTTATTTATTTCAAGTCTTTCTCATAATGTTATTAATCAAGAAATTAAAGCAAGAACAGCCAGGTTTTTAGTTACAAAAACATCAAGAGAACGTATTGTACTAGGGAAATTCTTGGGGGGGGTGTTGTTTCTGGCTTGTTTGTATCTCTATTTCATTTCTACTGATTGCGTTTATTTCGCATCATTTTTCTTTTTTTATATTTTTAGAGTGTCTACTATTCACTGTGTGTATGATTTCATTTGTATTAATGCTTTCAGCTTTGATGCCAAATCCAACTCATACCATGTTTTTATCGCTTATTTTATCGCTTGTTTTACCGGTACTGAGTGA